A region of the Macadamia integrifolia cultivar HAES 741 unplaced genomic scaffold, SCU_Mint_v3 scaffold2543, whole genome shotgun sequence genome:
ATTGGATGGGAAAACAGAAGAATCCattgaaaaaccctaaggcttaATTAACTATGTTTGAATGTCGCTAGATTTAAAGATCCGAGGCCTTGAAAGTGCTTTCCTTATACCGACCAAGATCTGTAAAACCAAGGTCCGGATAGTAGTGAAGCCCAAGGCCCCCAGGCCCTCAAATATTAGGTCAGCTCTGGGCTGAAACTTGAAGGCCTACGGCCCAATGAAATTGTCGTGGGCTTTTATGGCCCAACCCAAAGATCTAATGTAgtaattcccttttttttcttttttttgtgtggTAGAATCTAATGCAGTAATTCAATCCATgatgtaaaaaataataaaaaataaaataaatccatgatgtgtgtgtgtgtgtgagagagagagagagagagagagagagagagagagagagatcatgttGAACTTATCTctaaagtttatttatttattatttattattattttttttaattttatggtAAACAGTGCTTCTCTCTTAAGTTGAAACCTAGGAGGGATACGCTTGGATTACTTTCTTTGGAAAGTAATATATTATCACTATTAAGTACTTAAAGTATTAACTAGCCACTTAAAGTACTAACTAGCCCTAAATGAGTGAATATGAATCTTAACTGGGTTTTAGTTGTTCTGCTTTCAGTTAATTCTTTATTGGTCTTCAGTTCTAGACCCTTGGGAAACCTGTCACAGATCTACCCCGTCCCCTTTAATAATCGATCTCAAAATCAACTCCTAAATCATCCCATTTAATGATGAGATGGGTTGGTTCCAGGTTTTTGTGGATCAGTTTCCAATCGGGGTCTCAAATTGAAACCCTTAGATCCTCTAACATGGTTTCAAAGCTTACTGTTCCAATTATTCCTTGTTCATCTTTCTCCGTGTTTGATGCAGTATTATTCCACCAACATGTGAAGCGGACTGTTGAAACCGCAAATTGGAATCTCTAGTTCTTTACCTCATTAGTGCCTTCATACACTTAAGATACGCTTTCACTTGAGTCAAAATCATCTGATCCACAATCGTCAAATCGATCGGTCAGAAACTGGCCTCTAtgagctttttttcttttcctattcaaATAAATTCTAAAAGGACGTTTAAGCATGCCAAAACTTACTTACCAAGAATCTAAGGTTTTAGTTTCAGTTACGGATGCACGGACTTGAATGCTCTCCCTTGAAGCGAAGCACAAAACAGACTTTGCACTCCTTTTCACGCTACGCACTCCGAATCCactctatcaatgcattatctTTTAGGTGTACCACTGTTTGTTTTTTCCGACGATGGGGATGAAGTCGGGTCAAACAGGAACCCGAGGCTGGCATAGGCGCACAAGAATCCATAGGCCCCCAGAGGGTGCGCCTAAAAATGCTTCCAATTCTACTCCAACTTCTTTCACAAGTATTTCAACCTCGTGTGAAGCGCATTGCTCGAGTGAGAGCGATTCAGGTGGGGAGATATACTACGATGCAGAGGCGGAATCATCACCGTTTATTGTAGAGGAGCGAGAGGACTGGGAgaaaaaaatcctttccacCTTCCGAGACAAATTAAATCATTTCGAATAAGCTCGCTCTTTCCCTAATAGGGACTTAAACTTTATATCGGATAGCTatataaaatcattttaaaACTTGGGTCGCCATCGTCTTGAACTCAATAAAAACGATCTCGTACGTTTATACGAGAAAATTCAAGACGCCATCAACAGTGGATCAAAAGTTCCTGCAACGGCCCTTCGACGACAGTGACGATGGGGGATATGAAAATCTACCGGGCTCCGAGCCCTGGTTCTCACTGTGAGATCTTTGAAATCCCGGGGAGCCCGCAAGAAGTTAGGGGAATCCAAATTCCTCCTTTGAACTCCCACTTCCTGAACGAACAAAGCCGATTGTACAGAGAAATAAGANTAAGGTTCCGTTCGGTCCTCTTCCCCATGGGTATGGTATATGAACGTGAGAGCAGAGCAGGAAGTTATAGCATAAGAAATCCTTCTATTCCAATAGGCCGAGTGAACTGCATGTGTCCTGCCTCCGGGGAATCACGCCTATCGAATGAATGATTGAAGAAAGAAATGCACTTTGTCCAGAGTTCGTTTTTCGACACGCCTTTTAGCTTAGCTCGTAGTGGagcaaaaaaaaagactttttcAATAAGCCCCTTagggagcggggcccctctctGATAAGGAAGGAAACGATATAATCtcaattttatgacaaatctggTTCGATGGCTGTTCTCCACTAACCACAAGGGGATAGGGACTCTATATTTCATCTCATTCTATTCGATATTCTCGTTGATGTCGCGTAAGCTCCGCGGTGGCCTATTAAATAAACTATCTAAAAGAGAAATCGTGTTGCTTAAAgctcatttttttaaattattattttgcatTTTGTTTATACTCATAAATAATTATCTTTTAGGTGTACCACTGTTTGTTTTTGCCGACGATGGGGATGAAGCCGGGTCAGAACAGGAACCCGAGGCTGGCGTAGGCGCACAAGAATCCACAGGCCCCCGCCCTCTGGGAGAGGGTGCGCCTAAAAATGCTTCCAATTCTACTCCAACTTCTTCCGCAAGTATTTCAACCTCGTGTGAAGCGCATTGCTCGAGTGAGAGCGATTCAGGCGGGGAGATATACTACGATGCAGAGGCGGAATCATCACCGTTTACTGCAGAGGAGCGGGAGGACTGGGAgaaaaaaatcctttccacCTTTCGAGACAAATTAAATCATTTCGAATCAGCTCGCTCTTTCCCTAATAGGGACTTAAACTTTATATCGGATAGCgatataaaatcatttttaaacTTGGGTCGCCATCGTCTTGAACTCAATAAAAACGATCTCGTACGTTTATACGAGAAAATTCAAGACGCCAGCGACAGTGGATCAAAAGATCCCTTTCGACTTCAAGTCGAAATGTTCATAGGTGACTATGGTCACTATGGTGactataataaaaaagaattgaatgCTCAGACTTTTAGCGACACTATGtgtttttgcttttattttgtttgttttaatttaaacaGATGATGAATGTGTGCAATGGTATCGGTATCGTCAAAAAATGAGAATGATGAGCCCGCTCCATTTGTGTGGTATGAGGACAGGAAGTTGGGATGGGGGTGTAGTCTTGTTGTGCGATGGTACCGTCAATAAGAACGAGGCCCGCCCCTGAAAAGGGGCGGGGAAAGGGAAGTGGGCAGAGGGTTCCTTTCGCTTGAGAGTACACTACGTCCGGTTCACCAGATTCTACCACTGCTTTTAAAAATGATACGCGCTTGCGTACAGTTATTGCCTTTCTTTCCGCTCTTACTGTAAGGATTGTCGATCTTTAGCCCCCGCCCTTGGTTACGCTCAATTAAAGTTGCACCCGATTTTAGTTTTGTTTGGGTTAGTATGTAGTATTGACTCATCAGGGGGGTTGGTTCATGGTATAGGAAGAAGACACAGGGGAGTTGGAATGGAATATAAAGATTTGGTGCCATGTTAGCTCTGTTCTTGTACTTAGTGTCGCGTAAATCTGAGTTGAGGAGAGAAACCGGCAACTTTCCACCCTTTTGGGCTCGGTTCGAGGACAGAAGTTTCCCAATAAGACCATTTCTCCCAAGGCAGCTATTCGCGCCACATGGACCACAGGGAGCTGATGGTATGTATTTGGGGAATTTCGAGGATAGGTATTTAGGCGCATACGGTGCTTTCAACTTGTATGGGTGTTTTTCTCCGTGGGCAGCGTACACGGCGAATAAAAGGCAACTACCCTTCAAGATAGCTGAAGGCAGAGGCGCCTTACTCCGATCGCCAGATAAAAAACCGGAGTGGATATTAATCGTTCAACCTCAAGAATCAAGGCCTTCCGGTTGAGCGACGCCCTCCTATATTCGTATTTGCGCGATACCAGACTCGTTCTGGCGGTTTGCGCTCTCATTGGCTTTTCCGCGTGGTGGAGATTGGCGCCATCCCGATTGCTGGAGACCCCCAATCCCTTTATTCCGGGGACCTTGGATTGTTGTTTTCGGTAGTTAAGGACACATTTGTAAACCACATTTGCAGCTCGCATAACGTTAGCAGTCCTTGCGCCTGCGGGGAACCTCTTTCTTATCTTAATAGTTCAGCTAGAATTCTATTTGAGGCTCCCTCCTTCTATCCCTTGCTACTGTTCAACTGGAGCGGAATATCCTTTGCCCTAGGGGCTCGGGGATATAACCTAAGCTCAAAAAACAAGCACTACCGCGAAAGGAACAAGGGCGAGATGGATAGGCTAGGATCGGGGAAGGTTGGAAGCTCAACCATCAACAAAAATGCTCGAGAGAAGGGCTGGGCTCTAGAATAGCGTTTAAGCCGTGCGTGTTGAACCAGCTCTTTGTTGGTCACATATGAGACCGATCAAGTGTAGGAATTAGTGCTGGAAATTGACCCGGAAGGCAATGATAATTGTCTTATTTTCATTAGAAGTATAGCTATAAGAGAGCTATATAGCTGAGGTGAGCGAACAAGCAAGCCTCCTCTCATCCCACAGGAGGAAAGCCATATATATATTGCCtaggaaagaaaaacaagaagaatagGGACCTTTCCTCCGATATGGGAGATGGGTGTTAGAATAGAAGCATCGGCCCCGGCAAGCCGATATGTTGATTGCTAGGAAGGCTGTTATGTTAGCGGAACCAAGAAATAAATATCATAGTTATCATCCCATCCGTTGTGACCCTGACACGGCCTTAGTTAGACCGATTGCCTGGGCGGTCAGAAGTCAATAAGATACTAGCTGGTACGAAGCAGGTAAATTGTGCAGGATCGAGCCGCCCTGAAAGCAATTCATTCGGGCCTTCCTGCTGTACAGCCACAGGCTTGTGGTTTGATCTGAGTTTGTGCCGATCCAGATGATATGCTTAAAGCTTCTTTGTTTGGGTTGGCGCTCAGTCTCGAACTGAACGAGGGCTATCCCATTGAGTGGTTTCATCCCCGGTCATTCGTCTCCCCGAGATGAGGTATGGTTTGACTCCGTTACTGACCTCTATCTCTTTTCCACTACTTCTACACCATGTCCCTGTTCCGCCTTCTAGGGCTTGCCTAGCCGTTCTCCACGCACTAACTAGGGTTTGCTTAGCCGTCCGCTCTCCTTTCGTTTGGCCACTTGAGGGCCCAATCCTGGCATTTCAGAATAGTCCCACGCGAAGACGTCTCGATACTCTCAACACAGTTGTTTCATCTCTTCCGCTTCCCTATCATTCAAGTTTGCACTAATGAACACAGGGCGGGGATCATTTTCAGCACCGAGGTCTATTTCTTCTTTGACCTCATCTTCTGTTGGTTTCTGGGTATCTCTATTTCCCGCATTGCTTTCATGGCTGTCATCTCCACTGTCATCTCCAGCACGCTCTTTATCTTCATCAGCCTATGCTGAAATGAAGTTTATGGATAGGGTAGAAAAGTCAAAAGAGTCTGAGTCACATGATACCCTAGCGGGTTTTCGGGTGAACTATACCCATATgaagaatcttctttttgtAGTATTTCAGTATGGTTCGTAACCAAGACCTTGTCCTTGATATTTGTTCTTGAAGACTTTCACCGGTTCGCGGATACCTCGTCCCTTGCCCTTGCCGAGTCCAACGGGACGTCAACAATTGTATCCCATGTTTTGCATGATATCTTTAGCTTGGCGACTGTAGCCCTTGAATCGCGGCTTCCCTTTTGTGCCAATCGGCTCCGGTGGTGGATCTCTTGAGGGAGAGATGAAGCTCGATGAAATATGATCGCCTTAGCCAACCTTTGGGGGGAACGATGAAAGTTGCTCCTTGCTCTTCTTTCGGCACCGAGACTTTCACTATTTTATGTGGTGGTGTGACCACGGATGGTTTTACGACTCGAAGGTACTCTTCAGTCTTAGTAGCCTTCGGCTTGATTAGTTGATGAGGAAAAAGGATGATTTTTGACTTTGAAGCTTTAACTACTTTCACCATgtgcatctttttcttttttggagtgTACATGATGTCAGCATAAGCTTCCTCACTTAGAAGTTCAGGCAACTCGGTTGTCTGACTTTTTTATTATTCCTCTTTTGAACCATCCTCGTGACGCTTTGCATCGGTACAATAAGCTTTGACCCCTTTTTAGGGTATCAGCAAACACCGTCTTCACCTGTTGGTTCTCATCTACATATTTGAAAGACTGATGTAATGTAGGGGGAACGACACAATTTTCGTGTATCCAGGGCTTCCCGAGGAGTATGGTGTAGGAGCTATCACCTTCAATGACATACAAGTTACCTTGGTCTCGCTGAGAGCCTGTTCGCAATTTGAATCGAATTTTGTCCAGGGCTCTCTCTGTGGAGGTTTGGAACCCTGGATTACAACATTAGTTTTACTCAACTTCTTGGGAGGTATGTCAAAGACAGCGTAATGTCTCCCAATGGGTATAACATTCACGGCTGACCGGGGGTCTATCTGTACTCTTGCTTGGGAGCGCGATTTCCCCTACATAGCCAGTGATGTATATCGGGCgattgttcttcatcttcccaAGAAGCCGATCCTCATCCTTAAAGGATATATTTGCCAAACAAACTCAACCCCCTTCCTTTTCCCTTCCCCACCTTCCCTGCTTATCCTTTCCCACCCCCCGCTTCAGCAGACACTTAAGCAGAAGAGGCCTTTGGTCCTAtgggaaaagagaaagatgCTACCAAAGGAAGGCAATGAAATTGTTTTTGTTTCGAATAGGTTTGCGTCAAGGTATGTTTTTTCAAAGAAATGTTTTTggctttttttcccctcttccttCATTCAGAGAGGGTGTGGGCGCTTAGAGCCAGCAATAAAGCTAGCGAAGAGGGACCCAAAGCAGGAGCTTGTTGAAGCTCGCTCTGAAACATGGGCAAGGGTGCCTTTAGGTAGGGTAAAATAAGGGACAATAGTGCTAAGCAGCTTTTCCCGAAACAACGGTTCTTGTTTTTCCCGAACCAAGACCTCCCGTCCTTTCTCACGAATCTGGTGATTTGGATTTGCAATGCCtatggagaagaagtatggggcATAATCATTCAAAGAAGCAGACACACCCGCTCTGAAGCAAAGTTAGTTATCTTTCAGATTGTAGATAGAGGAGATCCCGCTATAAACGAGAGGATCAAGTTACTGCATCCAAAACAAAATAAGTTAATGTCGTTTTAGGTATCCGAAAGCGAAGTTAAATCAGTGGTCAGCCTTATGATGGAAGGGCAGCTAGGGTTCGTGCCTCCGTCCTTAGTAGTTCCTCGATATCCATTCCGTGGCAATCCATATATTATATTGGTAGTTTCTTTCTGCCATTTTTTAGCAAGAAACCTATCAAGATGCCCGATAGAAAATAAACGTAGTAGGGAATCGATCAGAGAGGCCCTTTTTCCCTATGGGTATAGAACCCCAGAGGAGGATCATAGGGActattttctttccatagaCGAAAAAAGAGAGGCCATTGACAAATCAATCAAACGAGACTAACAAAGAAAGTAAGCGCATCCTGCCCCAGGGCAGTAGGTCGGATTGCCTAAAAGAATTTCCCTACTCTCAAAAAGAGTACACTTTTGACAGTTTCCCGACCTCAATCATTCCATCTTGAGTTCTTTCCACAACGATCGACAAAGTGGCACAAAAGGGCATTGCACTTTCACGTTGCGCATCCAATATTGCTGAAGCGCGGAATAGCGCTGCTTGGCTGCAGCTCTCCTCCCATCCCCCGTTTCGCTCCGGCCATCCACCTTCCGGTTGAGGCATTCCAACGGCTAAGGTGGGGCTTCATTCAGCTATCTTCGAAAAGCCGAATGCAGAGTGCGCCGCAGGTTGCGCGAGGTTGCGCGCGACGATCGTCTGCACCGATTCTCTGACCGAGATTGGGAAGGTTTCTCTTGCGCGTGTACTGACCATAGAATTGCGTAGTTAGTGGTCCCAATCGTGATGACTCCCTCATCACGTTAGGTCGAGCTGAGCACGACTAGAAGAACAAAAGATAGGGACTGGCGCGTAGTAGGCTTCCTCTTCAGTCTTGGTTCACGGTTTGAGTCTCCATTCACTGATTGGCCCGATAACGGTGACAGTGTTTGGTTCCAGTATTGGGTCTCGCTCTTTGGACTTCGGTCTACCGGACCTTGTTTCACTCACCGCCTTTCTCACTTCTACTTACCAGCCATATCATACAGCTCGAACTTGCCACAAATGCCAGAGCATGGCTAACTGCTGCTCCGCCGGGGGCTTTGCACCCCTATTAGATTAGAGCTTTCGCGCCGGTCGCTGACGCGATAGGCTTCCAT
Encoded here:
- the LOC122066712 gene encoding uncharacterized protein LOC122066712 translates to MGNLSSESIKKSASMGNLSAHYCSSSSAAASPNPGSPSSDHLRDPTPVAEGYVSDDPAHASCSSNCRGDRKKGFQTSTERALDKIRFKLRTGSQRDQGNLYVIEGDSSYTILLGKPWIHENCVVPPTLHQSFKYVDENQQADEDKERAGDDSGDDSHESNAGNRDTQKPTEDEVKEEIDLGAENDPRPVFISANLNDREAEEMKQLC